A genomic segment from Pseudomonas sp. M30-35 encodes:
- a CDS encoding Ig-like domain-containing protein: protein MKTSIEVIDRATSNNINMIADGNLAISLNTPSVVLVHGSVADVDRYERTGNDLLIYMKDGSVIRCDGYFQVDETEHHSELVFQDDNSALTHISFADMPEVAPDQIVPLQAQIEMLDKVDPLLYGSDDSSGYGLLGLMGAGLGGALVGAVLNNDEDGGSNKVVTIDNTLPPETAPPTFIATDNQGQLQTLLVNGSKTDDLSPVFSGSGQAGANIQIVNVEGVVIASTQVGAGGTWTVTAPDQALGQHTYEVVQQSGGNSLSAGTVSFDIVGNTVELTIDPVGGDNQIDESEVSAALIVSGSATGLETGTEVIVSIADKSYTTQIIDGGLWSLELPSEVVAGLHDGFYTAQVSATDLAGNGHTASKGFSVDTSAPVVSINAVALDDVLNASEVSTTQTISGSVMGAAAGETVTVNVGGTQYQGLLGIDNTWSVDIPSSMWTTIGDGALTISASTVDAAGNTGEASRDISIAAGLPGLRVATVSGDDIINAIEHAQDLTIFGTSTGLVAGQTVTATIDGKSYLTAINADGSWQVGLQASDVSKYMQGLLVIHVSSADASGNPVAIEHQIMVDLADTAVSINAVALDNIINSVEQASDLLLSGATANVEAGQVVVINFAGHQYLATVAGDGGWSVVLPATDLGGLTDGYRNLEVQVTNSTGSVAHSEQLVQVDVTSPILVIGPAVSSGGLDSAHDDLLNALEVNQDLLVSGVTSAQVDQALTVSLNGQSYQTVVGGGGVWSVTIPSTNFSSAPDGALLITATTTDKAGNSVLQTRELTVDTTAPVITINTVAGDNVIDGTEQKAGQLISGTADTEPGQVVEVTFNGRTYQSVVADGGAWSVDVDARDFLDTPDGDYDITASVVDKAGNAGATNGSVYLQADAPTVTINSFTADDILSKLEQGAPQTLSGTSSVDAGRVVTVTLNGKDYSAPVQGDHSWSVVLGTADLAALADSGVYSITATATDNVGNTGSSDHSFTVDLSGPLMTLTIDSITVDSGPSSSDFITNDTSLAVQGTLGAELGAGELMQISLDGGATWINLHVSGTTWTYVDSRTLGDGTHDYTVRLIDSLGNVGATASQLVTIDTNAPTSTIAITSISDDTGSYVDYITNDTSLTVNGTLSSPLAVDELAQISLDNGATWTALSIAGTTWSHADDRTLVDGSYQYTVRVIDVAGSIGSTYTQTVIVDTAAPVAAIHIDSITDDTGVSATDYITSDNTLVVNGTLSAALNTDEIAQISLDGGAVWTALVTSGLAWNYTDGRTLSDGVHTYQVRVVDLAGNSGPVEQQAVTVDRVAPTTSISIDSISDDTGLSLTDFITRDTSLTLSGTLGKALESDELVQISIDAGTTWITLTDVTGTQWGYIDSRVLTDGNYDYQLRVIDQAGNIGQTASQTVVVDTIAPLEQATITGYDDDQGARQGIQTTHNITDDTAPVLQGTLTAELQGGEVLKIFQNGIYLGVATVSGGTWAYALTGLENANTYDYSAVVTDAAGNTTTSADYRLNVDTSVPSSVTFESQITSDTTPVLRGTILEDLSASQILYITVNGITYSSSTSYGDGRVVVDTANRTWYVQIPSSDNLGIDTYDVIAKVVNEDSNGSLSSETFSGAQVVIAEPAIDTQWAGDAPGERTNNQEGLSYSIGENGLWNIVANTAVYNSSDLNTYSTDVLAKESVTGNTVNYTYFDLDRDGDMDIFATQTSYTRPFQYWQNDNGSYTSKTIEYGALDTYYGGTVAYDRTGNGYLDLVLGDSNLDSYSSGWFNNNQDGTFTQDTVTRGLTPSYSFGASISGVDINNDGTVDITGQMNGGGGSNGYTLGVITNNGDGTMAIGQIVNNVFNDGGGADNVGTSMTWADFNGDGTLDLYLNQHFAGANKAAVLINNNGTLDNFVEVNAGPDVRSRIALAVDWDHNGTTDIAKMGGYNNGDTIQMILNNGNGLSWTNANLNYSYSSRLTGAAAMDYDWDGAVDLIGFTNNGHSFVVKNTNAVAEGTSMHLRIVDQNGINAFYGNTVQLFDSSGALVATQILNAQSGVGVNDSSALLNFYGLSASETYSVNLIRIVDGVRSDVTETVNSGWGGLTTGDATHNYVLSVESDSDRNNGVFVGSGYNDTFIATAGSDTYNGGGGWSYSSEHGTWVAANGGMDVVDYQLATNGVTVDLSSTATQDTGFNSAKLVDVEGVLGSSFDDIFTGSAGDNQFQGRGGNDLINIANGGHDSLIYNLLSAVDATGGNGTDAIAGFTVGTWEGTNDTDRIDINELLHSAGYTGTGSASYVDGVATLDTSAGNIEDYLSVLQNGANTDIQFDHDGLGGAFDPTTIASLSGVQVDLATLLANHQLLVA, encoded by the coding sequence ATGAAAACGTCTATCGAAGTAATTGATCGCGCCACGAGTAATAACATCAACATGATTGCCGACGGCAATCTAGCCATAAGCCTGAACACACCCAGTGTTGTGTTAGTGCATGGTTCCGTTGCCGATGTGGATCGTTATGAGCGAACCGGCAATGATCTGTTGATTTATATGAAGGATGGCAGCGTTATTCGTTGTGATGGATATTTTCAAGTCGATGAGACTGAACATCATAGCGAGCTTGTTTTTCAAGATGATAACTCTGCGCTGACCCACATTAGTTTCGCGGATATGCCCGAAGTTGCCCCTGATCAGATTGTGCCGTTGCAAGCCCAAATAGAGATGCTTGATAAGGTTGATCCGTTGCTCTACGGCAGCGACGACTCGAGTGGATATGGACTGCTAGGTTTGATGGGGGCAGGGCTTGGCGGCGCCTTGGTGGGGGCAGTGCTGAATAACGATGAAGACGGTGGGTCTAACAAGGTTGTAACTATTGATAACACCCTGCCGCCTGAAACTGCGCCGCCTACTTTCATTGCAACCGACAATCAAGGTCAGCTCCAAACGCTGCTAGTCAACGGCAGCAAGACCGATGACCTTAGTCCTGTCTTTAGTGGTAGCGGTCAGGCTGGCGCAAACATTCAGATCGTAAACGTTGAGGGTGTCGTTATTGCCAGCACCCAAGTCGGGGCGGGAGGTACTTGGACAGTCACTGCTCCCGATCAAGCGCTGGGTCAGCATACCTATGAAGTCGTGCAGCAGAGTGGTGGCAACAGTCTGAGTGCGGGCACGGTCAGCTTCGATATCGTAGGCAACACTGTCGAGCTGACGATTGATCCTGTAGGCGGCGATAACCAGATCGACGAAAGCGAAGTGAGTGCGGCCCTCATCGTCAGCGGTAGTGCCACTGGTCTCGAGACTGGCACGGAAGTCATTGTGTCAATCGCAGACAAAAGCTACACCACGCAAATTATCGATGGTGGGCTTTGGAGTCTTGAGCTGCCGAGTGAGGTGGTTGCAGGCCTGCATGATGGTTTTTACACCGCTCAGGTAAGCGCTACAGACCTTGCTGGTAATGGTCACACGGCTTCCAAAGGGTTTTCCGTAGACACTTCAGCTCCAGTTGTCAGCATAAATGCCGTAGCCCTGGATGATGTGCTGAATGCTTCGGAAGTGTCGACTACGCAAACCATCAGTGGCTCAGTAATGGGGGCAGCAGCAGGTGAGACTGTTACGGTCAATGTTGGGGGCACGCAGTATCAGGGTTTGCTGGGCATCGACAACACATGGTCTGTCGATATTCCAAGCTCTATGTGGACGACCATTGGCGATGGTGCGCTGACAATCTCTGCCAGCACTGTCGATGCGGCAGGCAACACGGGCGAGGCAAGCCGTGACATATCTATTGCCGCAGGCCTGCCTGGTTTGCGTGTTGCGACCGTTTCAGGCGACGACATTATCAACGCAATCGAACATGCCCAAGACCTTACTATTTTCGGCACAAGCACGGGGCTTGTTGCCGGTCAGACTGTAACGGCCACTATCGATGGTAAGAGTTACCTGACGGCGATCAATGCGGACGGGAGTTGGCAGGTTGGTTTGCAGGCCAGTGATGTTTCGAAATATATGCAAGGCTTGCTGGTTATACATGTCAGCAGCGCTGATGCTTCGGGCAACCCTGTCGCGATCGAGCATCAGATCATGGTTGATTTGGCGGATACAGCGGTCAGTATCAACGCCGTGGCGTTGGACAATATCATCAACAGCGTCGAGCAAGCTTCTGACTTACTGCTTTCAGGTGCCACAGCGAATGTTGAAGCTGGTCAAGTTGTGGTTATCAATTTCGCGGGTCATCAATATCTAGCAACTGTTGCTGGTGACGGTGGATGGAGCGTTGTTTTACCTGCAACTGACCTGGGTGGGCTTACTGATGGTTATCGCAATCTAGAGGTTCAGGTCACCAATAGCACAGGGAGTGTTGCGCACAGCGAGCAGCTCGTTCAGGTTGATGTGACCTCACCGATACTGGTTATCGGCCCTGCTGTCAGTAGCGGCGGACTGGATTCCGCGCACGATGATTTACTGAACGCGTTGGAGGTCAATCAGGATCTTCTGGTCAGCGGCGTTACCTCTGCGCAGGTAGATCAAGCCTTGACTGTCAGCCTGAACGGTCAGAGTTATCAGACTGTTGTTGGTGGGGGCGGCGTTTGGAGCGTCACCATTCCTTCCACAAATTTCTCTTCAGCACCTGACGGCGCTCTACTAATCACAGCAACTACCACCGACAAAGCTGGTAACAGCGTGCTGCAGACTCGCGAGTTGACAGTCGATACCACCGCGCCAGTCATCACCATTAATACTGTTGCGGGCGACAATGTCATTGACGGTACAGAGCAGAAGGCCGGACAGCTTATCAGTGGCACCGCGGATACCGAGCCCGGCCAAGTTGTAGAGGTCACGTTTAACGGGCGCACTTATCAATCCGTGGTAGCCGACGGTGGCGCCTGGAGTGTGGATGTTGATGCGCGTGACTTCCTTGATACGCCTGATGGTGATTATGACATCACTGCTTCAGTGGTCGATAAAGCTGGCAATGCCGGAGCAACAAACGGTTCTGTGTACCTGCAGGCGGATGCACCCACTGTAACTATCAATAGCTTCACTGCGGACGATATCCTCAGCAAGCTTGAGCAAGGCGCCCCACAGACTCTCTCGGGTACATCATCGGTTGACGCCGGACGAGTCGTGACCGTGACGCTCAATGGCAAGGATTACAGTGCTCCAGTCCAAGGGGATCACTCATGGAGTGTGGTGCTCGGCACGGCTGATTTGGCTGCCCTGGCAGATTCGGGTGTTTATAGTATTACCGCGACAGCTACAGACAATGTCGGTAATACCGGTTCCAGCGATCACTCTTTCACAGTTGATCTCAGTGGCCCATTGATGACGCTGACTATCGACAGCATCACCGTCGACAGTGGTCCATCCAGCAGTGATTTCATTACTAATGATACCTCCTTGGCAGTCCAAGGTACGTTGGGCGCTGAGTTGGGGGCGGGCGAGCTGATGCAAATCAGCCTCGATGGCGGGGCGACGTGGATAAACCTCCATGTGTCGGGCACGACATGGACCTATGTCGACAGCAGAACGCTGGGTGATGGCACGCACGATTACACGGTTCGCCTGATCGACTCCCTCGGTAATGTTGGGGCAACAGCTAGTCAATTGGTCACTATTGATACCAATGCACCTACATCAACCATTGCCATTACCAGTATCAGCGATGACACTGGTTCGTACGTCGACTACATCACTAATGACACTAGCCTGACGGTCAACGGCACCTTATCCAGCCCTTTAGCGGTCGATGAGCTGGCGCAAATCAGCCTGGACAACGGCGCGACCTGGACAGCCTTGAGCATTGCGGGCACGACCTGGAGCCATGCTGATGATCGAACCTTAGTCGATGGCTCATACCAATACACGGTGCGCGTGATCGATGTGGCCGGCAGTATTGGCTCAACCTATACCCAAACTGTCATTGTCGACACAGCAGCGCCGGTTGCCGCAATTCACATTGACAGCATCACTGATGATACCGGTGTGTCTGCGACGGACTACATCACCAGCGATAACACGCTGGTGGTTAATGGCACCTTGAGCGCTGCGCTCAATACTGACGAAATCGCGCAGATTAGTTTGGATGGCGGCGCAGTGTGGACCGCTTTGGTGACGAGTGGCTTGGCTTGGAACTACACAGATGGCCGCACGCTATCTGACGGTGTGCACACCTATCAGGTTCGTGTCGTTGACCTTGCCGGCAACTCAGGCCCAGTTGAGCAGCAAGCGGTTACGGTTGATCGTGTGGCGCCGACTACTTCGATCAGTATTGACAGCATTAGTGATGATACCGGCTTGTCCTTGACGGATTTCATCACCCGCGACACCAGCCTCACGTTGTCCGGCACCTTAGGCAAAGCGCTGGAAAGCGATGAGCTCGTACAAATCAGCATTGATGCTGGTACGACATGGATCACCCTGACGGATGTCACCGGCACTCAATGGGGTTACATCGACTCGCGCGTGCTGACCGACGGAAATTACGATTACCAGCTACGGGTTATCGATCAAGCTGGGAACATTGGTCAAACTGCTAGCCAAACGGTTGTGGTAGACACAATTGCTCCGCTGGAACAGGCAACTATTACTGGCTACGACGATGATCAAGGGGCGCGTCAAGGCATTCAGACGACTCACAACATTACTGACGATACCGCACCGGTTCTGCAAGGTACGCTCACTGCTGAGTTGCAAGGTGGTGAAGTTCTGAAGATTTTCCAGAACGGTATTTATCTGGGTGTAGCGACGGTTAGTGGGGGCACTTGGGCCTATGCGCTCACTGGCCTGGAAAATGCCAATACATACGACTACTCGGCGGTGGTCACCGATGCAGCAGGTAACACGACAACCTCAGCTGACTATCGGTTGAATGTGGATACCAGCGTTCCGAGCAGTGTCACGTTCGAGTCTCAAATCACCTCGGATACGACTCCGGTGCTACGAGGCACGATTTTGGAGGACTTGAGTGCCAGCCAGATACTGTATATCACGGTTAATGGCATAACCTACTCGTCCAGTACTAGTTATGGTGACGGTCGGGTTGTTGTTGATACGGCAAATCGTACTTGGTACGTGCAGATACCCAGTAGCGACAACTTGGGTATCGATACTTATGACGTGATTGCCAAAGTGGTTAACGAGGACAGCAATGGCAGCCTCAGCAGCGAGACTTTCAGCGGGGCACAGGTTGTAATCGCCGAACCGGCTATCGATACGCAATGGGCTGGCGATGCGCCTGGGGAAAGGACAAATAACCAAGAAGGTCTAAGTTACAGCATTGGAGAAAACGGCCTGTGGAATATTGTTGCCAATACAGCGGTTTACAACAGCAGTGATTTAAACACCTACAGCACTGATGTTCTGGCGAAGGAAAGTGTCACTGGTAACACGGTGAACTACACCTATTTCGACTTGGATCGAGATGGCGATATGGATATTTTTGCCACGCAAACCAGCTATACACGGCCATTCCAATATTGGCAGAACGATAATGGCAGCTATACCAGCAAAACGATCGAATATGGTGCCTTGGATACCTATTACGGTGGTACGGTTGCCTATGACCGTACTGGTAATGGCTATCTTGATCTTGTGCTGGGTGATAGTAATTTAGATAGCTATTCGTCGGGCTGGTTTAACAATAACCAGGACGGAACCTTCACTCAAGATACGGTGACTCGTGGCTTAACCCCGTCCTACTCCTTTGGCGCCAGTATCTCTGGCGTGGATATCAATAACGATGGCACGGTTGATATCACGGGCCAGATGAATGGCGGCGGTGGCAGTAACGGCTACACGCTGGGAGTTATTACCAATAACGGCGATGGCACTATGGCCATCGGCCAGATCGTGAATAATGTATTCAATGATGGCGGTGGTGCCGACAATGTAGGCACTAGCATGACTTGGGCAGACTTCAACGGTGACGGTACGTTAGATCTTTACCTTAACCAACACTTCGCTGGCGCGAACAAAGCCGCAGTTTTAATCAACAACAACGGAACCCTCGACAACTTCGTTGAAGTCAACGCCGGCCCGGATGTTCGTTCACGGATTGCCTTGGCTGTTGATTGGGATCACAACGGCACCACTGATATTGCCAAGATGGGTGGCTACAACAACGGCGACACCATCCAGATGATACTCAATAACGGTAACGGCCTGAGCTGGACCAATGCCAACCTGAACTACAGCTACAGTTCTCGCCTTACCGGTGCAGCCGCCATGGATTACGACTGGGATGGTGCTGTCGACTTGATTGGCTTTACCAACAATGGTCATTCGTTTGTGGTGAAGAACACCAATGCTGTCGCCGAAGGTACTTCGATGCACCTACGGATTGTCGATCAGAACGGCATTAATGCGTTCTACGGCAACACGGTACAGCTCTTTGACAGCAGTGGTGCCCTGGTTGCCACGCAGATCCTCAATGCGCAGTCAGGGGTTGGTGTGAACGACAGCTCTGCATTACTCAACTTCTATGGGTTGAGTGCGAGTGAGACCTACTCGGTCAACTTGATCCGCATTGTCGATGGCGTGCGTTCGGATGTGACTGAAACAGTGAACAGTGGTTGGGGTGGCTTGACCACGGGTGACGCCACACACAACTACGTGCTATCTGTGGAGTCAGATAGCGACCGCAATAATGGTGTGTTTGTTGGTAGCGGATACAACGACACATTCATCGCAACCGCAGGCTCTGACACCTATAACGGTGGGGGTGGCTGGAGCTACAGCTCAGAGCACGGTACTTGGGTCGCGGCGAATGGCGGCATGGATGTTGTGGACTACCAGCTGGCGACTAACGGTGTCACGGTCGATTTAAGCTCCACAGCAACCCAGGACACTGGTTTCAACAGCGCAAAACTAGTGGATGTCGAAGGTGTATTGGGCAGTAGCTTTGACGATATCTTCACTGGCAGCGCAGGTGATAACCAGTTTCAGGGGCGTGGTGGCAATGACTTGATCAATATCGCTAACGGCGGACACGACAGCTTGATCTACAACCTGCTCAGTGCAGTTGATGCAACGGGTGGCAATGGTACTGATGCCATCGCAGGCTTTACCGTTGGGACC